Proteins encoded in a region of the Quercus lobata isolate SW786 chromosome 8, ValleyOak3.0 Primary Assembly, whole genome shotgun sequence genome:
- the LOC115955743 gene encoding diacylglycerol kinase 5-like, with protein MGDTISDNSLKDFYIPNYILVPGSKVEDVSHVPACPVIVFINSKSGGQLGGELLVTYRAVLNENQVFDLGEKAPDKVLHQLYVTLGTLKYSGDTLATEIEKRLRIIVAGGDGTASWLLGVVCDLKLPQPPPIATVPLGTGNNLPFSFGWGKKNPGTDCQSVEFFLNQVKIAKEMKIDSWHIIMRMRAPKEGSCDPIAPLELPHSLHAFHRVSQTDTLNKEGYHTFRGGFWNYFSIGMDAQVSYAFHSERKLHPEKFKNQLVNQSTYLKLGCTQGWFCASLFHPSSRNIAHLTKVRIMKRQGQWEDLKIPRSIRSIVCLNLPSFSGGLNPWGTPHRKKSHDRDLTPPYVDDGVIEIVGFRDAWHGLVLLSPNGHGTRLAQANRIRFEFQKGAADHTFMRIDGEPWKQPLPVDDDTVVVEISHLGQVSMLATPNCRSKSVYDPSSPVGHLDEEEDSAEESVEDWEERRKFGAADTFKFPDEFDIAHLS; from the exons ATGGGTGATACTATATCTGATAATAGTTTGAAGGACTTCTACATTCCAAATTACATACTTGTACCCGGGTCAAAGGTAGAAGATGTTTCCCATGTACCTGCCTGTCCAGTGATAGTTTTCATTAATTCTAAAAGCGGAGGCCAGTTGGGAGGGGAACTTCTTGTTACGTATCGAGCTGTACTAAATGAAAACCAG GTTTTTGATTTGGGAGAAAAGGCCCCTGATAAGGTGCTACACCAGCTCTATGTTACTTTAGGAACCCTTAAGTACAGTGGAGATACTTTGGcaactgaaattgaaaagagaCTGAGAATAATT GTTGCTGGTGGAGATGGTACTGCCAGCTGGCTCCTTGGAGTAGTATGTGATCTCAAACTACCACAGCCACCTCCAATCGCAACAGTGCCATTGGGAACTGGAAACAACCTACCATTTTCTTTTGGATGG GGAAAGAAAAATCCAGGTACTGACTGTCAATCTGTGGAGTTTTTCTTGAATCAAGTTAAGATTGCAAAGGAAATGAAAATTGACAG CTGGCATATTATCATGAGGATGAGGGCTCCAAAAGAAGGATCTTGTGACCCTATTGCACCTCTTGAACTACCCCATTCTTTGCATGCATTTCATCGTGTCTCCCAAACAGATACATTGAATAAG GAGGGCTACCATACATTTCGTGGGGGATTTTGGAACTACTTCAGCATAG GAATGGATGCTCAAGTATCGTATGCATTTCACTCTGAGAGAAAGTTGCACccagaaaaatttaaaaatcagtTAGTCAATCAG AGTACTTATTTGAAGCTTGGATGCACTCAAGGATGGTTTTGTGCTTCTCTATTTCATCCTTCTTCACG GAACATTGCACATCTGACAAAGGTTAGGATCATGAAAAGACAAGGTCAATGGGAGGATCTTAAAATACCTCGTAG CATTAGGTCTATTGTTTGCCTTAACTTGCCCAGTTTTTCTGGTGGACTTAATCCTTGGGGAACTCCACATAGGAAGAAATCGCATGAT AGGGACCTAACTCCCCCGTATGTGGATGATGGTGTAATTGAGATTGTCGGTTTTAGAGATGCTTGGCATGGGCTTGTTTTGCTCTCTCCAAATGGACATGGGACTCGTCTTGCACAG GCAAATAGAATCCGTTTCGAGTTCCAAAAGGGCGCAGCTGACCATACATTCATGAGAATTGATGGGGAGCCATGGAAACAACCCCTCCCAGTTGATGATGATACGGTTGTGGTAGAAATTTCACACCTTGGTCAAGTGAGCATGCTTGCCACCCCAAATTGCCGATCTAAAAGTGTGTATGACCCCTCTTCACCTGTTGGTCACCTTGATGAAGAAGAGGATAGTGCTGAAGAATCCGTGGAAGATTGGGAAGAACGAAGGAAGTTTGGTGCAGCCGACACTTTTAAATTTCCCGATGAGTTTGACATAGCTCATCTCAGTTAA
- the LOC115956514 gene encoding uncharacterized protein LOC115956514, whose product MSGYHLFLLYRCLRFPETTAIGYDNHYRKAWVEKMLQVEAKERGPCLSVISSTKSAATFFASTSLVLSSLIGAGLEAVQMISSRVFSYMVTQIHPSFLSNMLAFVSYASFLQCISSFVHANFLISMPNSDVPVEYVQMALIRGSAFWSVGLRAIYFAVTLLLWIFGPIPMFVSSVAMVVILHILDTNSASLSTGQES is encoded by the exons ATGTCTGGTTACCATCTTTTCCTTCTCTATAGATGCTTAAGATTTCCTGAGACCACAGCCATTGGCTATGATAACCACTACAGAAAAGCTTGGGTTGAGAAAATGTTGCAG GTTGAAGCTAAGGAAAGAGGTCCATGTCTAAGTGTGATCTCCAGCACCAAATCAGCTGCAACTTTCTTTGCTTCAACCTCCCTGGTTTTAAGCTCTCTTATTGGGGCTGGGTTGGAAGCAGTTCAAATGATTTCTTCAAGAGTATTTTCGTATATGGTGACACAGATCCATCCATCATTTCTGTCAAATATGTTAGCCTTCGTATCTTATGCTTCTTTTCTCCAATGTATAAGCAGCTTCGTCCATGCAAATTTCCTTATCAGTATGCCAAATAGTGATGTCCCAGTGGAGTATGTGCAGATGGCACTGATACGGGGAAGTGCTTTCTGGTCAGTTGGGTTACGGGCAATTTACTTTGCAGTCACATTACTGCTGTGGATATTTGGTCCAATACCAATGTTTGTTTCTTCAGTGGCTATGGTGGTGATTTTGCACATTCTTGATACAAACTCTGCATCACTTTCAACCGGCCAAGAGTCATAA